A section of the Armatimonadota bacterium genome encodes:
- a CDS encoding biotin--[acetyl-CoA-carboxylase] ligase, which produces MYPPNGPTVFVSAATSTQDLMKSSEDAGVIWTDNQTQGRGRHERSWLCEPGTALAASFRFDEFTNHPSPYLVGMGLAVVVATEFDLKVQWPNDIVWEGMKIGGILTEVVDGVPIVGLGLNLTTTDFPNELRHRATSLLVAKGVEVTPQEAIDRILLAIGRCLLCVDNWGSLATEWQKRDATRGKTYTINDGRKVVAQHVTEAGHLFWMGETDSGITTLAEAYYEPGSARQEQPRRV; this is translated from the coding sequence ATGTACCCACCTAACGGTCCAACAGTATTTGTTTCCGCGGCAACCTCCACCCAAGATCTTATGAAGTCTTCTGAGGATGCTGGAGTCATCTGGACGGACAACCAAACCCAGGGTCGAGGTCGCCACGAACGGTCATGGCTCTGCGAACCAGGAACCGCCCTTGCTGCTTCGTTCAGGTTCGACGAGTTTACAAACCACCCGAGTCCGTATCTGGTAGGCATGGGGCTGGCGGTAGTTGTAGCAACCGAGTTCGACCTCAAAGTTCAGTGGCCAAACGACATTGTATGGGAGGGGATGAAAATCGGAGGAATACTGACCGAAGTTGTGGACGGGGTCCCAATAGTCGGCCTCGGCCTCAACTTAACAACAACAGATTTTCCTAATGAACTTCGACACAGAGCCACAAGTTTGCTTGTCGCGAAAGGAGTTGAAGTCACTCCTCAAGAGGCAATTGACCGGATCCTCCTCGCAATTGGACGCTGCTTGCTCTGCGTCGACAATTGGGGCAGCCTTGCCACTGAGTGGCAAAAGCGAGATGCAACTCGTGGCAAGACTTACACCATCAACGACGGCCGTAAAGTAGTAGCCCAACACGTCACCGAAGCCGGTCACCTCTTCTGGATGGGTGAGACGGACTCAGGAATCACCACTCTGGCGGAGGCGTACTATGAGCCCGGTTCGGCTCGGCAGGAACAGCCCCGAAGGGTTTGA
- a CDS encoding DUF3854 domain-containing protein — MKFRKPTQSTTGQLKPDHLEQLKSSGISEEVIAERGYETVTEQEKLKNLGFPWYQALVPTLLIPLHPVGDNPNGAEFVSRPDKPRHGEKGKLIKYEAPADFEVPIDCPPRCKDDLEDATVPLFVTEGIKKADSAASKGLCCVALLGVWQFRNHEWDSIELKRRKVYIAFDSDSIENAHVNDAANKLRSYLRGLGATVVRLFIPSGPNGEKVGLDDYFANGGTPEELVTFTQRFRSGKLKIRADLPTIESHEERLEEMVDSSIQALVDKNDPPYLFVYGSRLSRLKRCEVNGVMLPQIEDGTKDVIIDRLSQCVNYVSVSSSGRRIVNPPDIVARMITARPELPGIPSIKGIATSPFFSRDGKLISEPGFDPETGVFLFIRDGLRLPKLDTSKEGVARAVDLIEDLICDFPFEDGSSKSHAVAFLITPFVREMIHGPTPMFLFNAPKPGSGKTLLMTTLARVFVGDAVAFTSAPQFEEEWRKRLTSLFKEGVTHGLFDNLAKFGSEALNTALTAPDCIWKDRLLGRNETPHLPIRCTWGATANNFEGTEEELRRCINIRINPNDENPASRRGFKHADLKRFAESNRPQLLGAVVTIVKAWVEAGQAEYSETEPLMGSFENFCRIVGGILEFAGYPGFLSNREEFLEQSDIETEQHKGFIQAWSDRYGKSLVRARDLQDMACNHYPEIDVLSPTVARVQLGRLLGKLRDQVILGKRICRKQSDEGFRYWLADAVKPGKRVATGYIGEDDPI, encoded by the coding sequence ATGAAATTTCGCAAACCTACTCAATCAACTACTGGGCAACTTAAGCCTGATCACCTCGAACAACTGAAGTCTTCTGGAATCTCAGAAGAAGTGATCGCCGAAAGAGGCTACGAAACCGTAACGGAACAGGAAAAGTTGAAGAACTTGGGCTTTCCTTGGTATCAGGCCCTAGTTCCAACACTTCTAATTCCTCTCCACCCAGTCGGGGACAATCCGAACGGAGCTGAATTTGTCAGCCGTCCAGACAAACCACGTCATGGCGAAAAAGGAAAGCTCATCAAGTATGAGGCTCCGGCTGATTTCGAGGTACCGATTGACTGCCCTCCAAGGTGCAAAGATGATCTCGAAGACGCAACCGTTCCCCTATTTGTCACTGAGGGAATAAAGAAGGCCGATTCAGCGGCCTCAAAGGGCCTTTGTTGTGTGGCTCTCCTGGGCGTCTGGCAGTTTAGGAATCACGAGTGGGATTCTATCGAGCTAAAGCGTCGCAAAGTTTACATAGCTTTTGATTCCGATTCAATCGAAAATGCTCATGTAAACGACGCGGCAAATAAGCTCAGAAGCTACTTGCGAGGTTTAGGAGCTACGGTTGTTAGACTCTTCATACCTTCCGGGCCGAACGGAGAAAAGGTTGGGTTGGACGACTACTTTGCAAACGGAGGAACGCCAGAGGAGTTAGTCACTTTCACACAAAGGTTTAGAAGTGGAAAGCTCAAAATTCGGGCTGATCTTCCAACCATCGAAAGCCACGAAGAACGCCTCGAAGAAATGGTTGACAGTTCGATTCAGGCTTTGGTGGACAAAAATGATCCTCCGTATCTGTTCGTTTATGGGAGTCGGTTGTCTAGGCTCAAACGGTGTGAAGTCAATGGAGTCATGCTTCCTCAAATCGAAGACGGAACCAAGGATGTAATCATTGACCGTCTGAGTCAGTGTGTGAACTATGTGAGTGTGAGTTCCAGTGGAAGGAGGATTGTCAATCCCCCAGATATTGTTGCTCGAATGATAACAGCACGACCTGAGCTACCGGGAATTCCATCAATCAAGGGAATTGCCACTTCCCCATTCTTTTCCAGAGATGGAAAGCTGATCTCAGAGCCGGGGTTCGATCCAGAAACCGGGGTTTTCTTGTTCATCCGGGACGGCCTGAGATTGCCAAAGCTGGACACTTCCAAAGAAGGTGTTGCAAGGGCCGTTGATCTGATCGAGGACTTGATTTGCGATTTCCCTTTTGAAGATGGCTCTTCAAAATCTCATGCAGTCGCATTTTTGATTACACCGTTTGTTCGGGAAATGATCCACGGCCCAACCCCAATGTTTCTCTTCAACGCTCCCAAGCCGGGGAGCGGGAAGACTCTTCTCATGACAACGCTTGCAAGAGTGTTCGTTGGCGATGCAGTAGCGTTCACATCGGCCCCCCAATTTGAGGAAGAATGGCGAAAGCGATTAACTTCGCTTTTCAAAGAGGGAGTTACACACGGACTTTTCGATAATCTGGCAAAGTTCGGAAGCGAAGCACTCAACACGGCTCTAACTGCACCGGACTGTATTTGGAAGGATCGTCTACTCGGACGGAATGAGACCCCTCACTTACCAATTCGATGTACCTGGGGAGCAACAGCAAACAACTTCGAGGGGACTGAGGAAGAGCTTCGAAGATGTATCAACATTCGGATAAACCCCAATGACGAAAACCCAGCTTCCAGACGTGGTTTCAAACACGCTGATTTGAAGCGATTTGCGGAATCAAATCGGCCCCAACTTTTAGGAGCGGTTGTAACCATCGTCAAAGCTTGGGTGGAGGCTGGTCAAGCCGAGTACTCAGAGACCGAACCTCTCATGGGAAGTTTTGAGAACTTCTGCCGAATCGTTGGTGGAATTCTTGAGTTCGCTGGTTACCCTGGATTTCTCAGTAATCGTGAGGAATTCCTTGAACAATCAGACATTGAAACAGAACAGCACAAAGGGTTCATTCAGGCGTGGTCGGACAGATACGGCAAATCCCTCGTTCGAGCAAGAGACCTTCAGGATATGGCTTGCAACCATTACCCCGAAATAGATGTCCTCTCTCCGACGGTGGCAAGAGTCCAACTTGGAAGACTTCTCGGAAAACTGAGAGATCAAGTGATTCTTGGAAAGAGAATTTGTCGAAAGCAGAGTGACGAAGGATTCCGATATTGGCTTGCTGATGCAGTCAAACCGGGGAAAAGGGTTGCAACCGGGTACATCGGCGAAGACGATCCTATCTAG
- a CDS encoding helix-turn-helix transcriptional regulator codes for MLPARHKIISDIEHVRFGAYMRSVRESVGVSQRELAKLLNLPQSYVSKIERGERQLQALELIELCRLLKVNPVDILKGYVTTPSD; via the coding sequence ATGTTGCCAGCCAGACACAAGATAATCTCCGATATTGAGCATGTCCGATTCGGCGCATATATGCGTTCGGTCCGAGAGTCCGTTGGTGTGTCCCAGCGGGAGTTAGCAAAGCTTTTAAACTTGCCACAAAGCTATGTTTCCAAGATTGAGCGTGGAGAACGACAACTTCAAGCCCTTGAGCTGATCGAACTTTGCCGACTCCTGAAAGTGAATCCAGTCGATATTCTAAAGGGCTACGTTACAACTCCCTCGGACTAA
- a CDS encoding DUF2130 domain-containing protein → MNTTSNSALAVIDTASTELVVTCPACDHEFEIAGSILSKLQQEAKATLQAWQSDFLSKHREREKQLSEKEEALKQSAAEQAKLVEQQVAEQLATRFKAEYPDLIKKAKQDAQLEAEKQVQSVQADLDAKSEQIAQLQASQADLLKEKRELKAKQDQFELDKQIAISKAIQEESANLQKSISEKFDTQFQVQKVELDRARKTIDELNEKLKAKPSQELQGEALELDLEAKLGEEFRTDEFTPVKKGQRGADILQVVNNRLSQPCGSILWETKRAQNWGGDWIQKLKQDQREERATVAIIVSQVTPAGVDTFDMVEGVWIVKPQYAVALAIAIREGILQTSEARKAAEGIESKATLVYSYLMGEDFKSRFGAIVETFVTMQKQLIKEKIAATKAFNQREKQHETVLKACFGVIGDLQGIAGQDLKSLEEIELKALPSGDEEEN, encoded by the coding sequence ATGAATACAACATCTAATTCAGCACTCGCCGTCATTGATACGGCCTCTACCGAACTCGTCGTCACCTGCCCAGCATGTGACCATGAATTTGAGATTGCGGGAAGCATTCTCTCCAAGCTTCAGCAAGAAGCAAAAGCCACCCTCCAAGCGTGGCAGTCGGACTTCCTTTCGAAGCACCGAGAACGCGAAAAGCAACTTTCCGAGAAAGAAGAGGCACTGAAGCAAAGTGCCGCAGAACAAGCGAAGCTCGTTGAACAGCAGGTTGCAGAGCAACTTGCCACACGGTTCAAGGCCGAATATCCAGACCTGATCAAAAAGGCCAAACAGGACGCCCAGCTAGAGGCAGAGAAGCAGGTGCAGTCGGTTCAGGCTGATCTTGATGCAAAGTCAGAACAGATCGCACAGCTTCAGGCCTCGCAAGCTGACCTTTTGAAAGAGAAGCGCGAACTCAAAGCAAAGCAGGATCAATTCGAGCTTGATAAGCAAATTGCAATCAGTAAAGCTATCCAAGAGGAGTCAGCGAACCTTCAAAAGTCGATCTCCGAGAAGTTTGACACGCAATTCCAGGTTCAAAAAGTCGAACTCGATAGAGCAAGAAAGACCATTGACGAACTCAACGAGAAACTTAAGGCAAAGCCATCTCAAGAACTCCAAGGTGAGGCCCTTGAATTGGATTTGGAAGCCAAGCTTGGTGAAGAGTTCCGAACGGATGAATTCACGCCGGTCAAAAAAGGCCAACGAGGAGCGGACATTCTTCAGGTTGTCAACAACCGACTGTCCCAACCTTGTGGTTCGATTCTCTGGGAGACAAAAAGGGCTCAGAACTGGGGTGGGGATTGGATTCAAAAACTCAAGCAAGATCAACGAGAAGAACGGGCAACCGTGGCAATCATCGTTTCACAAGTGACCCCTGCTGGAGTTGACACTTTTGACATGGTTGAGGGGGTGTGGATTGTAAAGCCGCAATACGCAGTTGCTCTTGCAATTGCAATTCGTGAAGGGATTCTCCAGACTTCGGAGGCACGAAAGGCCGCAGAAGGGATTGAATCAAAAGCGACTCTTGTTTACAGCTACCTGATGGGAGAAGATTTTAAGAGTCGTTTTGGGGCTATTGTCGAAACATTCGTGACAATGCAAAAGCAACTTATCAAAGAGAAGATTGCTGCTACCAAAGCCTTTAATCAGCGGGAGAAGCAACACGAAACGGTTTTGAAAGCTTGTTTTGGTGTGATCGGTGATCTTCAAGGCATCGCTGGGCAAGATCTCAAATCCCTCGAAGAAATCGAGTTAAAGGCGTTGCCCTCCGGCGACGAGGAGGAGAACTAA
- a CDS encoding 5'-nucleotidase produces the protein MAKSLENVLVVAISSRALFDFEEENKIFDESSGDHSEREERYMQLQKERWEIPAEPSVGFQLCRKLLSMNADGTKRTEVVVISRNDPISGARVFRSAQHHNLALTRGAFVRGDDPFLYLEPFKAKLFLSAKPEDVKKALEMNIPAATVFPRVVGDDPHPNELRIAFDGDSVLFSDQAERVYKEQKLEAFMTHEVQNASLPLPPGPLQPFLSALHSLQNSLPKGSGCRIKTALVTARGAPAHERALKTLLHWGIQVDQALFLDGLEKRPFLDVFQPDFFFDDQLAHINPAMGTTPSGHVPYGIANEAPVSETTTQDKEKN, from the coding sequence GTGGCGAAGTCGCTAGAAAACGTTCTTGTGGTTGCCATTTCTTCAAGAGCTTTGTTTGACTTCGAGGAGGAGAACAAAATCTTTGATGAGAGTTCTGGCGACCACTCCGAGCGAGAGGAGAGATATATGCAACTTCAAAAAGAGCGGTGGGAGATTCCTGCCGAACCTTCTGTTGGCTTCCAGCTTTGCCGAAAGCTACTCTCGATGAACGCTGACGGAACCAAACGTACTGAGGTCGTGGTCATTTCTCGAAATGACCCGATCAGTGGAGCAAGAGTTTTCCGAAGTGCTCAACATCACAATTTAGCCCTCACACGAGGTGCGTTTGTTCGTGGGGACGATCCCTTTTTGTATCTCGAACCATTTAAAGCCAAGTTGTTTCTTTCCGCAAAACCTGAAGACGTGAAAAAGGCCCTCGAAATGAATATCCCAGCCGCGACAGTGTTTCCAAGAGTCGTTGGTGACGATCCTCACCCAAACGAACTGCGGATTGCATTTGACGGCGATTCGGTGCTTTTCAGCGACCAAGCAGAGCGAGTCTATAAGGAGCAAAAGCTGGAGGCATTCATGACTCATGAAGTTCAGAACGCGTCCCTCCCCCTTCCCCCAGGCCCTCTGCAACCGTTTCTGAGCGCACTCCATTCTCTACAGAACTCACTACCCAAAGGATCAGGATGCCGAATCAAAACGGCTCTTGTAACAGCTCGTGGTGCTCCGGCACATGAAAGAGCACTAAAAACTCTGTTGCATTGGGGAATTCAGGTAGATCAGGCCCTCTTCCTTGATGGCCTAGAAAAGCGACCGTTCTTGGACGTTTTTCAGCCTGATTTCTTCTTTGACGATCAGCTCGCGCATATCAACCCTGCAATGGGAACTACACCATCGGGCCATGTGCCCTACGGGATTGCCAACGAAGCACCCGTTTCTGAGACGACCACTCAAGACAAGGAGAAAAATTAA